A part of Lacinutrix sp. 5H-3-7-4 genomic DNA contains:
- a CDS encoding beta-ketoacyl-ACP synthase III, translated as MSKISAAITAVGAYVPDYILTNEILETMVDTNDEWITTRTGIKERRILKGEGKGTSYMAIKAAQDLINKTGINPEEIDLVIVSTATPDMQAASTSAYTATQIGAVNAFSFDLEAACSSFLFGMSTASRYIESGRYKKVLLIGADKNSSMIDYQDRATCIIFGDGAGAVLFEPNEEGLGLQDEYLRSNGAGREFLQVKSSGSSYPVTAERIAKRENFVFQDGKTVFKNAVFNMADVAVKILERNNLTKDDIAWLVAHQANKRIIDATANRIDLESDKVMMNIEKYGNTTSATLPLLLNDYESQLKKGDNLIFAAFGGGFTWGSIYFKWAYNGK; from the coding sequence ATGAGTAAAATCTCAGCAGCAATCACGGCTGTGGGCGCATATGTGCCAGACTATATATTAACCAACGAGATTCTCGAAACGATGGTTGATACAAACGACGAATGGATAACTACCAGAACTGGTATTAAAGAACGTCGCATTCTTAAAGGTGAAGGCAAAGGTACTTCCTACATGGCCATTAAAGCCGCCCAAGACCTTATTAATAAAACAGGTATAAATCCAGAAGAAATTGATCTTGTAATTGTATCTACTGCAACACCAGACATGCAGGCAGCGTCAACATCTGCATACACTGCAACGCAAATTGGAGCAGTAAATGCCTTTTCTTTCGATTTAGAAGCCGCTTGTTCTAGTTTCCTATTTGGTATGTCTACAGCATCTAGATATATAGAATCTGGTAGATACAAAAAAGTACTACTAATAGGAGCAGATAAAAACTCTTCTATGATAGATTATCAAGACAGAGCAACATGTATAATCTTTGGAGATGGAGCAGGTGCAGTTTTATTTGAACCAAATGAAGAAGGATTAGGACTGCAAGACGAGTATCTTAGAAGTAATGGAGCGGGAAGAGAATTTTTACAAGTAAAATCTAGTGGCTCATCATATCCTGTAACAGCAGAGCGTATTGCTAAAAGAGAAAACTTTGTGTTTCAAGACGGTAAAACAGTCTTTAAAAACGCAGTTTTTAATATGGCAGATGTAGCAGTAAAAATATTAGAACGAAATAACCTTACAAAAGATGATATCGCTTGGCTTGTTGCACACCAAGCAAATAAAAGAATTATTGATGCAACAGCTAATAGAATTGATTTAGAATCAGATAAAGTAATGATGAATATAGAAAAGTACGGTAATACAACATCTGCTACTTTGCCGTTATTATTAAATGATTACGAATCACAATTAAAAAAAGGAGATAATTTAATTTTTGCCGCTTTTGGAGGTGGCTTTACTTGGGGATCTATTTATTTTAAATGGGCCTACAACGGAAAATAA
- the rpmF gene encoding 50S ribosomal protein L32, with protein sequence MAHPKRKISKTRRDKRRTHYKATAPQVATCPTTGEPHLYHRAHWFEGKLYYRGQVLIDNAVAEENIA encoded by the coding sequence ATGGCACATCCTAAAAGAAAAATCTCTAAAACAAGAAGAGATAAGAGAAGAACACATTATAAAGCAACTGCGCCACAAGTTGCAACTTGCCCAACAACAGGTGAGCCTCACTTATATCACAGAGCACACTGGTTTGAAGGTAAACTTTATTACAGAGGTCAAGTATTAATTGACAACGCTGTAGCAGAAGAAAATATAGCATAA
- a CDS encoding DUF177 domain-containing protein, with the protein MKPLKQFTIPFVGLKVGKHHFDYEIDSKFFEYFEYDDFNSSNLKVDVELEKKTTLLELHFEVSGTVNINCDVTNEPYNQPLNNEFDLVVKFGEEYNDENIDILIIPHGEYEINIQQYVYELIVLAMPRKRVHPGVEDGTLDSDILEKLEELSPKQKDIKEDQEEIDPRWNTLKKLLTDK; encoded by the coding sequence ATGAAGCCATTGAAACAGTTTACAATACCATTTGTAGGACTAAAAGTAGGAAAACATCATTTTGATTACGAAATTGACAGTAAGTTCTTTGAATATTTTGAGTATGATGACTTTAATAGTAGTAATTTAAAAGTAGATGTTGAATTAGAAAAGAAAACAACACTTTTAGAACTGCATTTTGAAGTGTCAGGAACAGTTAATATTAACTGTGACGTTACAAATGAACCTTATAATCAACCTTTAAACAATGAGTTTGATTTAGTAGTTAAGTTTGGTGAGGAATATAATGATGAGAATATAGATATTTTAATCATTCCTCATGGAGAGTATGAAATTAATATACAACAATACGTATATGAGTTAATTGTACTTGCAATGCCAAGAAAAAGAGTTCATCCAGGAGTTGAAGATGGAACATTAGATTCAGACATACTTGAAAAATTAGAAGAATTAAGCCCTAAACAAAAGGACATAAAAGAAGACCAAGAGGAAATAGACCCGCGTTGGAATACATTAAAGAAACTATTAACGGATAAATAA
- the pdxA gene encoding 4-hydroxythreonine-4-phosphate dehydrogenase PdxA: MSREENIKVGISIGDLNGIGPEIILKAFEDQRMLEFCTPIIFASVKTMNFVKNHFKLNVHLNSIQHLNQVSNKKVNVFNCWKEDVHISFGEENLKIGEYAVKSLSAATKALKSEEVDVLVTAPINKSNIQSKTFNFPGHTDYLAKELEGESLMFMVTNSLRVGLLTDHVPVKDISSHITPELITKKIETVYNSLKQDFGINKPKIAVLGINPHTGDNGVIGSEDDAVMRPTIKKIKDSGKLVFGPYAADSFFGSNNYKSFDAIIASYHDQGLIPFKTLSFGQGVNYTAGLNRVRTSPDHGTAYEIAGKGIADISSFKEALFAAIKIFNNRNEYTELNKNPLAISKRKRFDNRK, translated from the coding sequence ATGAGTAGAGAAGAAAATATAAAAGTTGGTATCTCAATAGGAGATTTAAATGGAATAGGACCAGAAATTATACTAAAAGCATTTGAAGACCAAAGAATGTTAGAGTTTTGTACACCTATAATATTTGCTTCAGTTAAAACCATGAACTTTGTTAAAAATCATTTTAAGTTAAATGTTCATTTAAATAGTATTCAACATTTAAATCAAGTTTCAAATAAAAAGGTAAATGTATTTAATTGCTGGAAAGAAGATGTTCATATTAGTTTTGGTGAAGAAAATTTAAAAATTGGTGAATATGCAGTAAAATCTTTATCGGCAGCAACTAAAGCTTTAAAAAGCGAAGAGGTTGATGTTTTGGTAACTGCGCCAATTAATAAAAGTAATATACAATCAAAAACATTTAATTTTCCTGGACACACAGATTATTTGGCAAAAGAACTTGAAGGAGAAAGTTTAATGTTTATGGTAACAAACTCGCTTAGGGTTGGTTTGCTTACAGATCATGTTCCGGTGAAAGATATTTCTAGCCATATAACACCTGAGCTAATTACCAAAAAAATTGAAACGGTTTACAATTCATTAAAACAGGATTTTGGAATTAACAAACCTAAAATAGCAGTTTTAGGTATAAACCCTCATACTGGAGATAATGGTGTAATTGGCAGTGAAGATGATGCGGTAATGCGCCCAACCATAAAAAAAATTAAAGATTCTGGAAAATTAGTATTTGGTCCTTATGCTGCCGATAGTTTTTTTGGAAGCAATAATTATAAAAGTTTTGATGCTATAATTGCATCTTATCACGATCAAGGATTAATACCATTTAAAACACTTTCTTTTGGTCAAGGTGTTAATTATACAGCAGGATTAAATAGAGTAAGGACTTCACCAGATCATGGTACAGCATATGAAATCGCAGGAAAAGGAATTGCAGACATAAGCTCTTTTAAAGAAGCCTTATTTGCAGCAATTAAAATATTTAACAATCGTAACGAATATACAGAATTAAACAAAAACCCACTCGCTATAAGTAAGCGTAAGCGTTTCGATAATAGAAAATAA
- a CDS encoding riboflavin synthase — translation MFTGIIETLGVVKTLNREQDNLHITINSSLANELKIDQSVSHNGICLTVVNIGDEEYTVTAIKETIEKTNIGDLKVNDIVNIERAMKLGDRLDGHIVQGHVDEIAECIEAKETNGSWLFTFKYSNNSINLTIEKGSITVNGVSLTVVNSKKNEFSVAIIPYTFEHTNFNTFSKGSIVNLEFDVIGKYVSKLNTVRN, via the coding sequence ATGTTTACCGGAATTATTGAAACCTTAGGTGTTGTAAAAACCTTAAATAGAGAGCAAGATAATTTACATATTACAATAAATAGTAGCCTTGCTAATGAACTTAAAATAGACCAAAGTGTCTCTCACAATGGTATTTGTTTAACTGTTGTAAATATTGGAGATGAAGAATATACTGTTACCGCAATTAAGGAAACTATAGAAAAAACCAATATTGGAGATTTAAAGGTAAATGACATTGTTAATATTGAACGTGCAATGAAACTTGGTGATAGGCTTGATGGACATATTGTGCAAGGTCATGTTGATGAAATAGCAGAATGTATTGAAGCTAAAGAAACTAATGGTAGCTGGTTATTTACTTTTAAATATAGTAACAACTCTATAAACCTTACAATAGAAAAAGGTTCTATTACTGTTAACGGTGTAAGTTTAACAGTTGTGAACTCTAAGAAAAATGAATTTAGTGTAGCAATAATTCCTTACACTTTTGAGCACACAAATTTTAATACCTTTTCTAAAGGTTCTATAGTAAATTTAGAGTTTGATGTTATTGGTAAATACGTAAGTAAATTAAATACTGTAAGAAATTAA
- the mce gene encoding methylmalonyl-CoA epimerase, which yields MNKIEHIGIAVKNLKESNTLFSKLFGEPHYKIEEVASEGVNTSFFKVGENKIELLEATKEDSAIAKFIEKKGEGIHHIAFDVTDIEAEIKRLKSEGFKVINETPKKGADNKLVAFLHPKSSNGVLIELCQEINCEIKK from the coding sequence ATGAATAAAATTGAACACATTGGAATAGCAGTAAAAAACCTAAAAGAATCAAATACATTATTTAGTAAATTATTTGGAGAACCACATTATAAAATTGAAGAAGTAGCATCTGAAGGAGTAAATACTTCCTTTTTTAAAGTTGGAGAAAATAAAATTGAATTATTAGAAGCAACAAAAGAAGATAGTGCAATAGCAAAATTTATAGAAAAAAAAGGCGAAGGTATCCACCATATTGCATTTGATGTAACAGATATTGAAGCTGAAATAAAACGCTTAAAGTCTGAGGGATTTAAAGTTATAAACGAAACACCCAAGAAAGGTGCCGATAATAAATTAGTTGCTTTTTTGCACCCAAAATCATCAAATGGAGTTTTAATTGAACTGTGCCAAGAAATAAATTGTGAAATAAAGAAATAA
- the rbfA gene encoding 30S ribosome-binding factor RbfA: MKTEESQRQKKIGSVLQRDLVDILQTAATQGGMRGVIISVSKVSVTVDLSVAKVYLSIFPNDKAKELVEGIKSNQPFIRHELAKRTKNQLRRMPQLYFFVDDSLEHIDKIEQSLKREDNPIKNQDLLGKRKKS, encoded by the coding sequence ATGAAAACAGAAGAAAGTCAAAGACAAAAAAAAATAGGATCGGTTTTACAACGCGATCTAGTAGACATATTACAAACTGCTGCAACACAAGGTGGCATGCGCGGTGTTATAATCTCAGTATCTAAAGTTTCGGTTACTGTAGATTTATCTGTCGCTAAAGTATATTTAAGTATTTTTCCTAATGATAAAGCAAAGGAATTGGTTGAAGGTATAAAATCTAACCAACCTTTTATTCGTCATGAATTAGCTAAGCGCACAAAAAATCAACTACGAAGAATGCCACAACTTTACTTTTTTGTGGATGATTCTTTAGAGCATATAGATAAAATTGAACAATCTTTAAAAAGAGAAGATAACCCAATTAAAAATCAAGATTTATTGGGGAAACGCAAAAAATCTTAA
- a CDS encoding ABC transporter permease, protein MSFSYYIAKRYLRSKSSNNAINFITYIAIGGIILGAASLFIVLSGFSGLRDFTLQFTTVIDPDLKAETTIGKSFLLTTSNEDKLNSIDGVVSYSKIVEERVIGSFDGAKQAFYIKGVDENFSTINTLDSIIPYGSWLTPKTNQVVVGYGVSNNLNLGVLNYGKRLYLGVPKPGKGQISSINEAFNQVETVCVGIFTVNEKLDASHIFSSIELAQELLGYKENQISSIEFKLKDDADENIVSSKIQDVLGKSITIKNKAQLNDSLNKMLNTENLAVYLIFTLILIIAFFNVVGSLIMMMLDKKKSLITLFNIGATVKDIRKIFFLQGTLMSIVGGLIGLIVSTLLILFQRYGPENMKVMITENLAYPVTFNVVNLFIVFVTITVLGIIASKIASVRITKAMVKTI, encoded by the coding sequence TTGAGTTTTTCGTATTACATTGCTAAACGTTATTTGCGCTCTAAAAGCAGTAATAATGCTATAAACTTTATCACTTACATAGCTATTGGCGGTATTATTTTAGGTGCTGCTTCTTTATTTATAGTACTTTCTGGATTTTCTGGTTTACGTGATTTTACTTTGCAATTTACCACTGTTATAGATCCAGATTTAAAGGCTGAAACTACTATTGGAAAATCATTTTTATTAACCACTTCTAATGAAGATAAATTAAACAGTATTGATGGTGTTGTTTCTTATTCTAAAATAGTAGAAGAGCGCGTAATAGGTTCTTTTGATGGTGCTAAACAAGCATTTTATATAAAAGGTGTAGATGAGAATTTTAGCACTATTAACACCTTAGACTCTATTATACCATACGGGAGTTGGTTAACACCAAAAACCAACCAAGTTGTTGTTGGTTATGGCGTGTCTAACAATTTAAATCTTGGTGTTTTAAATTATGGAAAACGCCTTTATTTAGGTGTGCCAAAACCAGGAAAAGGACAAATAAGTTCTATAAACGAAGCTTTTAATCAAGTTGAAACAGTTTGCGTAGGTATTTTTACAGTGAATGAAAAACTAGATGCTAGCCATATTTTTTCTTCTATAGAATTAGCGCAGGAACTTTTAGGTTATAAAGAAAACCAAATATCAAGTATAGAGTTTAAACTTAAAGATGATGCAGATGAAAACATTGTTAGCTCTAAAATTCAAGATGTTTTAGGAAAATCTATAACTATTAAAAATAAAGCACAGCTTAACGACTCGTTAAATAAAATGCTAAACACAGAAAATTTGGCTGTTTACTTAATTTTTACTTTAATATTAATTATTGCTTTTTTTAATGTTGTTGGGTCTTTAATTATGATGATGCTAGATAAGAAAAAAAGCTTAATAACTTTATTTAATATTGGCGCTACGGTAAAAGATATTAGAAAAATTTTCTTTTTACAAGGTACTTTAATGAGTATTGTAGGTGGTTTAATAGGCTTAATTGTAAGTACGCTTTTGATTTTATTTCAGCGTTACGGACCTGAAAATATGAAAGTAATGATTACTGAAAATTTAGCCTATCCTGTTACTTTTAATGTTGTAAACTTATTTATTGTATTTGTAACAATTACTGTTTTAGGTATAATAGCATCAAAAATTGCTTCGGTTAGAATTACAAAAGCAATGGTAAAAACCATTTAG
- the dusB gene encoding tRNA dihydrouridine synthase DusB has protein sequence MVKIDNIELPDFPLLLAPMEDVSDPPFRALCKEQGADVVYTEFVSSEGLIRNAAKSVMKLDIYEKERPVGIQIFGANMDSMLETIDIVSASNPDIIDINFGCPVKKVVSKGAGAGILKDICLMEQLTAEMVKRTNIPITVKTRLGWDHDSIKIVEVAERLQDVGCKAIAIHGRTRAQMYKGEADWKPIAQVKNNPRMHIPVFGNGDVTSPERAMEMRDDYGLDGCMIGRATIGNPWFFKQVKHFFETGEHYRPITMQERVEAARRHLQMSIDWKGEVLGVFETRRHYTNYFKGIPHFKEYRMKMVTSDDSKDVFAAFDEVLEKFGDFQFTE, from the coding sequence TTGGTAAAAATAGACAACATAGAACTACCTGATTTTCCATTGCTTTTAGCACCTATGGAAGATGTAAGCGATCCACCATTTCGAGCATTATGCAAAGAACAAGGTGCAGACGTTGTTTATACCGAGTTTGTAAGTAGTGAAGGTTTAATACGTAATGCCGCTAAAAGCGTTATGAAACTTGATATTTACGAAAAAGAAAGACCAGTTGGTATCCAAATTTTTGGAGCCAATATGGACAGTATGCTAGAAACTATTGATATTGTTTCTGCATCTAACCCAGATATTATAGATATTAATTTTGGTTGTCCAGTAAAAAAAGTTGTAAGTAAAGGCGCTGGTGCTGGTATTTTAAAAGATATCTGTTTAATGGAGCAACTTACTGCCGAAATGGTTAAACGTACCAATATTCCAATTACAGTAAAAACACGTTTAGGTTGGGATCATGATTCTATAAAAATTGTTGAGGTTGCCGAAAGGTTGCAAGATGTTGGCTGTAAAGCTATTGCTATTCACGGTAGAACCAGAGCACAAATGTATAAAGGTGAAGCCGATTGGAAACCTATAGCTCAAGTAAAAAATAACCCGAGAATGCATATTCCTGTATTTGGCAATGGAGATGTTACTTCTCCAGAACGTGCTATGGAAATGCGTGACGATTATGGTTTAGATGGTTGCATGATAGGTAGAGCTACAATTGGAAACCCTTGGTTTTTTAAGCAAGTAAAACACTTTTTTGAAACAGGAGAACATTATAGACCAATTACTATGCAGGAACGCGTAGAAGCAGCTAGAAGACATTTACAAATGTCTATAGATTGGAAAGGTGAAGTACTTGGCGTTTTTGAAACCAGAAGACATTATACTAACTATTTTAAAGGTATTCCGCATTTTAAAGAATATCGCATGAAAATGGTAACAAGTGACGACTCAAAAGACGTATTTGCTGCCTTTGATGAGGTTTTAGAAAAATTTGGTGATTTTCAATTTACAGAGTAA
- a CDS encoding PsbP-related protein — protein MKKIIILSFIIFCSCASKKNTSKLKTISNNHFEITYPKSWVKFGAMGYVYLTPKTLRKANPEDELNNISVSRNVLNVEKFIGLENTLKEHANTLRRNESNKESKIIKMEENSKFVYKIESLVEYKSEKNKYKRLEFFYIKNNRLDFIRFQMKEHYFGMYYNEALAIVNSFIPK, from the coding sequence ATGAAAAAAATTATAATACTCTCGTTTATTATTTTTTGTAGTTGTGCTTCAAAAAAAAACACATCCAAATTAAAAACCATTAGTAACAACCATTTTGAAATTACTTATCCAAAAAGTTGGGTGAAATTTGGAGCTATGGGATATGTATATTTAACTCCAAAAACATTAAGAAAAGCAAATCCAGAAGATGAATTAAATAACATATCTGTAAGTAGAAATGTATTAAATGTCGAAAAATTTATAGGCCTAGAAAACACTTTAAAAGAACACGCAAACACGCTAAGAAGAAACGAAAGCAATAAAGAATCTAAAATTATAAAAATGGAAGAAAATTCAAAGTTTGTTTATAAAATTGAATCTTTAGTGGAATATAAATCTGAAAAAAATAAATATAAGAGGTTAGAGTTTTTCTATATTAAAAATAACAGACTCGATTTTATTCGCTTTCAAATGAAGGAACATTATTTTGGTATGTATTATAATGA